A region from the Wolbachia endosymbiont of Folsomia candida genome encodes:
- a CDS encoding tail protein X has translation MIYYTTKENEMLDYICWKHYGYSSGAVEEVLLENPGLAEYGSFLPAGLKIKLPIIQKTSQESVTKILE, from the coding sequence ATGATTTACTATACTACCAAAGAAAATGAAATGCTAGATTATATTTGCTGGAAGCACTATGGATATAGTAGCGGAGCAGTGGAAGAAGTATTACTTGAAAATCCTGGTCTTGCAGAGTACGGTAGTTTCTTACCGGCGGGACTAAAGATTAAGCTTCCTATAATTCAGAAAACATCACAAGAATCTGTAACAAAAATTTTAGAATAA
- a CDS encoding DNA-methyltransferase, which produces MNALEKFTFNAKPIYTTNRGAAYCGDSINLLPQLPDNSLDLVITSPPFALQRKKEYGNESQAEYVAWLSKFAKLVYRKLKDTGSFVLDLGGAYEKGMPLRSLYNFRVLIHLCDDIGFFLAEDFYWYNPSKLPSPIEWVNKRKIRVKDSVNTVWWLSKTKWPKADITKVLVEYSDRMKKLIEDPKAYYTPKKRPSGHNISSSFSKDNGGSIPSNLLQISNSESNSAYLSACKELGIKQHPARFPAKLPQFFIRFLTQPGDVVLDIFAGSNTTGAVCEQEGRYWLAFEENREYLAASALRFRKEIIY; this is translated from the coding sequence ATGAACGCATTAGAAAAATTCACATTTAATGCTAAACCCATATATACTACAAATAGAGGAGCTGCGTATTGTGGAGACTCTATTAATCTACTGCCACAACTCCCAGACAATAGCTTAGATCTTGTAATAACCAGCCCACCGTTTGCTTTGCAAAGAAAAAAAGAATATGGAAATGAGTCTCAAGCTGAATACGTTGCATGGCTTAGTAAATTTGCAAAATTAGTATATAGAAAACTTAAAGATACTGGTAGTTTTGTACTTGATCTTGGTGGGGCTTATGAAAAAGGTATGCCATTGCGAAGCTTATATAATTTTAGGGTGCTTATACATCTCTGTGATGATATAGGATTCTTCCTTGCCGAAGATTTTTATTGGTATAATCCATCTAAGTTACCAAGTCCAATTGAGTGGGTAAATAAGAGAAAAATCAGGGTAAAAGATTCTGTTAATACTGTATGGTGGCTCAGCAAAACCAAGTGGCCTAAGGCAGATATCACAAAGGTACTAGTGGAATACAGTGACCGCATGAAGAAACTTATTGAGGACCCAAAGGCATATTATACTCCAAAAAAGCGACCTTCAGGACATAATATTAGTAGTAGCTTCAGTAAAGATAATGGTGGATCCATTCCATCAAATCTTTTACAGATTTCAAATTCAGAATCCAACAGCGCATACCTTTCTGCATGTAAAGAACTAGGTATAAAACAGCATCCTGCTAGATTTCCTGCCAAATTACCTCAATTTTTTATTCGATTTTTAACACAGCCTGGAGATGTTGTTTTAGATATCTTTGCTGGGTCTAACACAACTGGCGCTGTATGTGAACAAGAGGGTCGCTACTGGCTAGCGTTTGAGGAAAATAGAGAATATCTTGCTGCGTCTGCTTTGAGGTTCAGAAAAGAAATAATATATTAA
- a CDS encoding phospholipase D family protein, giving the protein MLRYILFLLICSLLSGCICPKITVCFTPGGNCANQIIHEINQSKKSVLIQAYEFTSKPIAKSLIMAKQRGIDVKVILDESQIQSKYSVINELFQQKIPIWIDYKPAIAHSKLMIIDNRKIITGSFNFTYSAQGRNAENLLIITGNHPLVEQYVENWQKRQLQSNPYQPIEE; this is encoded by the coding sequence ATGTTGAGGTATATTTTATTTTTATTAATATGTTCACTTCTATCTGGATGTATTTGCCCAAAGATCACGGTTTGTTTTACTCCTGGCGGAAATTGTGCTAATCAGATAATTCACGAAATAAATCAGTCTAAAAAATCTGTACTGATACAGGCCTATGAATTTACTTCCAAGCCAATTGCAAAATCGCTTATTATGGCTAAACAGCGTGGTATTGATGTGAAAGTTATTCTAGATGAATCACAAATTCAATCGAAATACAGTGTTATCAATGAGCTATTTCAACAAAAAATCCCAATTTGGATCGACTATAAACCAGCTATAGCACACAGCAAGTTAATGATAATTGACAATCGAAAAATAATAACTGGTTCATTCAACTTTACTTACTCTGCGCAGGGAAGAAATGCTGAGAATTTGCTGATTATTACTGGCAATCATCCATTAGTTGAGCAATATGTGGAAAATTGGCAGAAACGTCAATTACAGTCCAATCCTTATCAACCAATAGAAGAATGA
- a CDS encoding helix-turn-helix domain-containing protein, whose product MIKVIRTNFKTELFNIIKSVIEENNWTQQEAANVLKLDQPKVSSIVNLKTKGFSVEKIFTLLSRLNCDVEIMVKRRGNLDKGSHY is encoded by the coding sequence ATGATAAAGGTAATTAGAACAAATTTCAAAACAGAGTTATTCAATATTATCAAAAGTGTAATCGAAGAAAACAATTGGACACAACAAGAAGCTGCAAATGTGCTGAAACTTGACCAACCAAAGGTATCCTCGATTGTAAATTTGAAAACAAAAGGGTTTAGCGTAGAAAAGATTTTCACTCTTCTGTCTAGGCTAAATTGTGATGTAGAAATTATGGTAAAAAGGAGAGGAAATTTGGATAAAGGAAGTCACTACTAA
- a CDS encoding phage late control D family protein, with the protein MKPDFDIIAEDNSVTEALKKSLISLRLTDESGTTSDEAEIHINYGSSALELKSELKVFLGYKETDLVLMGVYTASEITVQCPPQTLRVRCLAANFKSSLKEKTSRVWKDITLGDLVREIAQKHGYKSKVAEKFENVLVQYKNQTNESDINFLKGLGREHDALVKPVGGCITFISRGEGKSVTGKVLGITLLTPKDVINWKVNFNVRNKYGSVTVKWYSYETGKTTEEKVGNEGPSYSIQDPYSTAESAISAATAKLKQLKRSTSNLNVTVPGNPALFAEAKISLSGFCQEIEGEWVINRAEHILDSKGYQTTIEAVQG; encoded by the coding sequence ATGAAACCAGATTTTGACATAATAGCAGAAGATAACTCAGTAACAGAAGCTTTAAAAAAGAGCTTAATATCATTACGCCTTACTGATGAATCTGGGACTACGAGCGATGAAGCTGAAATACATATCAACTACGGGAGTAGCGCTTTAGAGCTTAAAAGTGAATTAAAAGTTTTTCTTGGGTATAAGGAAACAGATCTGGTACTTATGGGAGTTTATACGGCAAGTGAAATCACGGTGCAGTGCCCTCCACAGACTTTGAGGGTAAGGTGTCTTGCTGCAAATTTTAAAAGCTCACTAAAGGAAAAAACATCAAGAGTGTGGAAGGACATTACTTTAGGTGATTTAGTGAGAGAAATAGCACAGAAACATGGATACAAAAGTAAAGTTGCTGAAAAATTTGAAAACGTACTTGTACAATATAAAAATCAGACAAATGAAAGTGATATAAACTTTTTAAAAGGGTTAGGCAGAGAACATGATGCATTAGTAAAGCCTGTGGGAGGATGTATAACTTTTATTTCAAGAGGAGAGGGGAAATCAGTAACTGGTAAAGTATTAGGTATAACATTATTAACACCTAAAGATGTAATAAATTGGAAAGTAAATTTTAATGTACGTAATAAATATGGATCTGTGACTGTAAAATGGTATAGTTATGAAACGGGAAAAACTACAGAAGAAAAAGTAGGAAATGAAGGCCCAAGTTATTCAATACAAGATCCTTACTCTACAGCAGAATCAGCAATTAGTGCAGCAACTGCTAAGTTAAAACAACTAAAACGTAGTACATCAAATTTAAATGTAACTGTTCCTGGTAACCCTGCACTTTTTGCAGAAGCTAAGATCAGCCTTTCAGGGTTTTGTCAGGAGATTGAAGGTGAGTGGGTAATTAATAGAGCGGAACATATCTTAGATAGTAAAGGGTATCAAACTACAATAGAGGCAGTGCAAGGCTAG
- a CDS encoding phage tail protein, whose translation MLLGQCKFEPISLRYSKEQRWHTIECIEKTSLQNIGSGIECIDLAGVIYPHHRSDGLEQLKSMRNTQEPHVLVDNSGNVLGNFVITNLEEKQTSFFPDGRPRKVEFQIKLKSYNK comes from the coding sequence ATGTTACTTGGGCAATGTAAGTTTGAGCCAATAAGCCTGAGATACAGTAAAGAACAGAGGTGGCATACAATTGAATGTATTGAAAAAACGTCATTGCAAAATATTGGTTCAGGAATTGAATGCATTGATTTAGCAGGAGTAATTTATCCTCATCATCGGAGTGATGGCTTAGAACAGTTGAAGAGTATGCGTAACACTCAAGAACCACACGTTCTAGTTGATAATTCAGGCAATGTACTTGGAAATTTTGTTATCACCAATTTGGAAGAGAAACAGACATCGTTTTTTCCTGACGGACGGCCAAGAAAAGTTGAATTTCAAATAAAGTTAAAAAGTTATAATAAATGA
- a CDS encoding ankyrin repeat domain-containing protein, with product MNRNLRRILRASSTGQYDVPIFLIVLVICVATIYSLLFSGESLDEIDRNLRVATKNCDLEAVEPLIKKNVNTKGSLSISERALHYAAGEGCLEITKFLLDEGADINAISGALHEAARGGQLEIVKLLLEKGANPHLRDWKMQTAKTAAVRKFLNHPNRKKPYREIIDILRDAEKRYESK from the coding sequence ATGAACAGAAATTTAAGGAGAATTCTTCGAGCAAGCTCAACAGGTCAGTATGATGTACCAATTTTCCTGATAGTATTAGTAATATGTGTTGCTACTATATATTCTTTGTTATTTAGTGGAGAGAGTCTTGATGAAATTGATAGAAATTTACGAGTTGCAACTAAGAACTGTGATTTAGAGGCTGTTGAACCCTTGATAAAAAAGAACGTGAATACTAAAGGTTCTTTAAGTATTAGTGAAAGAGCATTACATTATGCTGCAGGAGAAGGGTGCTTAGAAATTACCAAGTTTTTATTAGACGAAGGGGCTGATATAAATGCTATTAGTGGAGCATTACATGAAGCGGCCAGAGGGGGACAATTAGAGATAGTGAAGCTTTTATTGGAAAAAGGAGCTAACCCTCACCTTCGTGACTGGAAAATGCAAACTGCAAAAACTGCAGCAGTAAGAAAGTTTCTTAATCATCCTAACAGAAAAAAGCCTTACAGAGAAATTATAGACATACTTCGTGATGCAGAAAAACGATACGAGTCCAAGTAG
- a CDS encoding XRE family transcriptional regulator, with amino-acid sequence METLNTTNANTKEILVQMINKAIDDNQWNSKKAAYALQTPLADISLIKRLNTANFSLDKLLMLLVRLDFEVKILINSKKTTS; translated from the coding sequence ATGGAAACGTTAAATACTACTAACGCTAATACAAAAGAAATATTGGTACAAATGATAAATAAAGCAATAGATGATAACCAATGGAACAGTAAAAAAGCCGCATATGCATTACAAACCCCTCTTGCAGATATTTCTCTGATTAAAAGATTAAACACTGCAAACTTTTCATTGGATAAGCTTCTTATGCTTTTGGTAAGACTAGATTTTGAAGTTAAGATTTTAATAAATAGTAAGAAAACAACTTCATAA
- a CDS encoding phage tail tape measure protein has translation MGKSKTAGLVNTFISLGKQPKKAATVISDILVKLQTARNQGPEFIGALEEVGIDIDELEENIKKDPQGTLLKVFEALRNVPEDERPDILLRLFDSGSQDDIALIVANLEKYKEVLGLLGDEKERVGSLGREFEDRVSTTAKQLQLLKNSMAEVGMNLGSVMLPTLNWISGFLRSITTGIAWFAEQCPILTTGIMSIISACILLKIAVVGGGYAFALLQGGALTLKAILYGQLGPALMWLSTTIIPAVVTGFRVLTAAMISNPIGAVVALLATGAILVISNWEKVKDFFAGLWEYIKSIIKPIGEAFSWLGDTISSIFGGVSENSPLKEFEKMESVVSLVDGKVGNALSKNSVFSDGNPLLNNNVVKEISEGSENNIKFKSIIEEKRSVEDYHQEEAEKAFKELIKNKFESKESKTYDQTFNQTFNISVKAEPNQDIRSIANAVIERLREQARGALFDTIEEMH, from the coding sequence ATGGGTAAAAGTAAGACTGCTGGTTTAGTGAATACCTTCATTAGCTTAGGAAAACAGCCTAAAAAGGCAGCAACAGTGATAAGTGATATACTCGTTAAACTACAAACTGCAAGAAATCAAGGTCCTGAATTTATAGGAGCACTAGAGGAAGTAGGAATAGATATTGATGAGCTTGAGGAGAATATTAAGAAAGATCCACAAGGAACACTTCTAAAAGTTTTTGAAGCCTTGAGAAACGTACCTGAAGATGAGCGTCCTGATATTCTCTTGAGACTTTTTGATTCTGGATCTCAAGATGATATAGCACTAATAGTTGCAAACTTAGAAAAATATAAAGAGGTGCTAGGGTTACTAGGTGATGAAAAAGAACGTGTAGGCTCGTTAGGCAGAGAATTTGAAGATCGTGTAAGTACTACAGCAAAACAATTGCAACTACTTAAAAATTCAATGGCAGAAGTAGGAATGAACTTGGGATCAGTCATGCTACCTACTTTAAATTGGATAAGTGGTTTTTTAAGATCTATAACCACAGGTATAGCTTGGTTTGCAGAACAGTGTCCCATTTTGACTACTGGAATTATGAGCATCATTTCAGCCTGTATCCTCTTGAAGATTGCAGTAGTGGGTGGTGGTTATGCATTCGCTTTACTTCAAGGAGGTGCTTTAACTTTAAAAGCTATTTTGTACGGACAGCTCGGACCAGCGCTAATGTGGCTATCAACAACAATAATTCCTGCTGTAGTTACGGGCTTTAGAGTGTTAACAGCGGCAATGATCAGTAATCCTATAGGAGCTGTTGTTGCTTTACTTGCAACCGGTGCAATTCTCGTAATTAGTAATTGGGAAAAAGTGAAAGACTTCTTTGCTGGTCTTTGGGAATATATAAAATCGATAATAAAACCAATCGGTGAAGCTTTTTCATGGCTAGGAGATACTATCAGTAGCATATTTGGTGGAGTTTCTGAGAATAGCCCATTAAAAGAATTTGAAAAGATGGAGAGTGTTGTTTCATTAGTCGATGGAAAAGTTGGCAATGCACTTTCTAAAAATAGCGTTTTCAGTGATGGAAATCCTTTACTCAATAATAATGTAGTGAAAGAAATCTCTGAAGGTAGTGAAAATAATATTAAGTTCAAAAGTATCATAGAAGAGAAAAGATCTGTGGAGGATTATCATCAGGAAGAAGCCGAAAAAGCATTTAAGGAGCTTATCAAAAACAAATTTGAAAGCAAAGAATCAAAAACATATGACCAAACATTCAATCAGACGTTTAATATAAGTGTCAAAGCAGAACCTAATCAAGATATACGTAGTATTGCAAATGCAGTAATAGAAAGGTTAAGAGAACAAGCACGTGGTGCGCTCTTTGACACCATAGAAGAGATGCATTAA
- the ligA gene encoding NAD-dependent DNA ligase LigA, giving the protein MKDINSAIKLNNNGSADLKVTQQQELFQLKEKIAHHNLLYYQKNNPEITDAEFDELKKKAAKIEELFPEFNENSLSNVGAEPDSRFAKVQHIVPMLSLGNAYNREDIETFLTKAKKFLNIDELEVISELKIDGLSFSAIYEDGIFVRAGTRGDGYFGEDVTRNISTIKDLPKFLPGLKGRLEIRGEVYIANEDFIKLNVNNDFANPRNAAAGSLRQLDSNVSASRPLKYFAYSLIGGEEKTQFAVLNRLKELGFCVNEHQLLANSLDEMLQFYSRIYNCRCDLGFDIDGLVYKINNLGLHSKLGNTNQYPRWAIAHKFPAAYGKTKIEKIIVQVGRTGILTPVAQLASINIGGVLVSRASLHNYDEIKRKDIREGDVVTVIRAGDVIPYIAGVDKSARSSNAPEFVFPKICPECGSRTIKVEEESAIRCSGEFTCKAQLIEKLKYFVSQEAFNIVGLADKQIEFFYNIGLIQQVSDIFMLEEKLKEFDLETYNGWGPKSIANLLNSINSRRTISLDKFICSLGIRFIGQYVSKLLADYYVSFENWYNSMVKLQSYDSFSELNEIKGVGEKIAESIRSFFSNQQNVNMLNNLVRHLKITPADNNKRSAAISGKVVVFTGTLLTLSRTEAKEQAESLGAKVSSGVSSNTDFLVVGNEPGSKYKKAMELGIKVLSEEEWCELVNSH; this is encoded by the coding sequence ATGAAAGATATTAATAGCGCAATAAAATTAAATAATAATGGTTCAGCTGATTTAAAAGTAACACAACAACAGGAATTATTTCAATTGAAAGAGAAAATAGCACACCATAACTTGTTGTATTATCAAAAGAACAATCCGGAAATTACAGATGCTGAATTTGATGAATTAAAGAAAAAAGCAGCTAAAATAGAAGAGCTGTTTCCAGAATTTAATGAAAACTCTCTAAGCAATGTAGGTGCTGAACCTGATTCGAGGTTTGCCAAAGTACAGCATATAGTACCAATGCTTTCATTAGGTAATGCTTACAATCGAGAAGACATAGAGACATTCTTAACTAAGGCGAAAAAATTCTTGAATATTGATGAATTAGAGGTAATATCTGAACTAAAAATTGACGGGCTGTCATTTTCTGCAATTTATGAGGATGGAATTTTTGTAAGAGCTGGAACTCGTGGTGATGGTTATTTTGGTGAAGACGTAACAAGAAACATCTCAACTATAAAAGATTTGCCTAAGTTTTTGCCAGGCTTGAAGGGGAGATTGGAAATTAGGGGAGAAGTGTACATTGCTAATGAAGACTTTATAAAGCTCAATGTGAATAATGATTTTGCCAATCCACGTAATGCTGCTGCAGGTTCCTTACGACAGTTGGATTCAAATGTTAGTGCCAGCAGACCGCTTAAATATTTTGCATATTCTTTGATTGGTGGAGAAGAAAAGACCCAATTTGCAGTATTAAATAGATTAAAAGAACTTGGGTTTTGTGTAAATGAACATCAACTCTTAGCAAACAGTTTGGATGAAATGTTACAGTTCTATAGTAGGATATATAATTGCCGTTGTGATTTAGGGTTTGACATAGACGGTTTGGTTTATAAAATTAATAATCTAGGATTACATAGCAAATTAGGGAATACCAATCAGTACCCAAGATGGGCCATAGCTCATAAATTTCCTGCTGCTTATGGTAAAACTAAAATTGAAAAGATAATTGTTCAAGTTGGACGTACTGGCATTTTAACACCAGTTGCTCAATTAGCCAGTATCAATATCGGAGGGGTATTAGTCAGTCGAGCAAGCCTTCATAATTATGATGAGATAAAACGCAAGGATATAAGAGAGGGAGACGTTGTCACTGTAATTAGAGCTGGTGACGTGATACCTTATATTGCTGGAGTCGATAAAAGTGCTCGCTCTTCCAATGCACCTGAATTTGTATTTCCCAAAATTTGCCCTGAGTGTGGTAGTCGGACAATAAAAGTTGAAGAAGAATCAGCTATAAGATGTTCCGGCGAATTTACTTGCAAAGCTCAACTTATTGAAAAGTTAAAATATTTCGTTTCTCAAGAAGCTTTTAACATAGTCGGCCTCGCTGATAAGCAGATCGAGTTTTTCTATAATATTGGCCTTATTCAGCAAGTTTCAGACATATTTATGTTAGAAGAAAAATTAAAAGAGTTTGACTTGGAAACATATAATGGATGGGGACCAAAATCTATAGCAAATTTGTTGAATTCCATTAATAGTAGAAGAACAATCAGCCTCGATAAGTTTATATGTTCACTAGGCATTAGGTTTATTGGACAGTATGTGTCAAAATTGCTTGCGGATTACTATGTTTCCTTTGAAAATTGGTACAACTCTATGGTCAAACTACAAAGCTACGATTCTTTTTCTGAGCTCAATGAGATAAAAGGCGTAGGTGAGAAAATTGCCGAATCTATAAGATCATTCTTCTCCAATCAGCAAAACGTAAATATGTTAAATAATCTTGTGCGCCACCTGAAGATTACCCCAGCTGATAACAATAAACGTAGTGCAGCCATAAGCGGTAAGGTGGTTGTTTTTACTGGTACACTTTTAACCCTAAGTAGAACCGAAGCAAAAGAACAAGCTGAATCTCTGGGTGCAAAGGTAAGTTCAGGTGTGAGCAGCAATACAGATTTTCTAGTTGTTGGAAATGAGCCTGGTTCAAAGTACAAAAAAGCAATGGAGCTTGGTATAAAAGTGCTCAGCGAGGAAGAGTGGTGCGAACTAGTTAATTCTCATTGA
- a CDS encoding patatin-like phospholipase family protein — protein sequence MTKFILSVDGGGIRGIIPAIILAEIERKTNKPISQIFDLMAGTSTGGIVVAGLCKKDGKGKLQYSASDLVELYKEYGSYIFKSSFLRKAITWLNGAEYSNKNIELVLDKYFGEMTLADVTNNLLLTSYDIHNNCPFFFKSWKEDRKFLKLKDALRATTAAPTYFTPKYLKINQIERVLVDGGVFANNPAACAYASCRKLFPDDEIVLFSIGAGRLSNPIKYINSKRFGKIAWVKPLLNVMFGSSLDIVNYQLNNIIEDKYLRIQSQLSVASPDLDNAGTKNIKLLQQEARMMIECSQKIIDKFCNIVS from the coding sequence ATGACCAAATTTATTCTCTCAGTCGATGGTGGCGGAATCCGAGGAATTATACCAGCAATAATATTAGCAGAAATAGAGCGTAAAACAAATAAACCTATTTCCCAAATATTTGATTTAATGGCTGGCACTTCAACTGGTGGAATAGTTGTTGCAGGGCTATGTAAGAAGGATGGAAAAGGGAAACTACAGTATTCAGCAAGTGATTTAGTTGAGCTATATAAAGAATACGGATCCTATATTTTTAAATCTTCATTTTTAAGGAAAGCGATTACTTGGCTGAATGGTGCAGAGTATTCGAATAAAAACATTGAACTTGTGCTTGATAAGTATTTTGGTGAGATGACTCTTGCTGATGTTACAAATAACTTATTACTTACAAGTTACGATATTCACAATAACTGCCCTTTCTTTTTTAAGAGCTGGAAGGAAGATAGGAAATTTCTCAAGCTAAAAGATGCACTAAGGGCTACAACCGCTGCTCCTACTTACTTTACCCCAAAATATCTCAAAATTAACCAAATTGAAAGAGTATTGGTGGATGGAGGTGTATTTGCCAATAACCCTGCTGCCTGTGCATATGCAAGTTGTAGAAAGTTATTCCCTGATGATGAGATAGTGCTGTTTTCAATTGGTGCTGGTAGGCTATCTAACCCCATTAAATATATTAACTCAAAGAGATTTGGAAAGATAGCTTGGGTAAAACCGCTACTAAATGTAATGTTTGGATCGAGCCTTGATATTGTCAATTATCAACTCAATAATATAATTGAAGATAAGTATTTACGTATACAATCACAGCTAAGCGTAGCATCACCCGACCTGGATAATGCTGGAACTAAAAACATAAAACTCCTGCAGCAAGAGGCGCGAATGATGATTGAATGTAGTCAGAAGATAATTGATAAATTTTGTAATATCGTAAGTTAA
- a CDS encoding ankyrin repeat domain-containing protein, which produces MDIDKELVAIVRKIKRDRVLTILSLPFYIITSIVVNTKLGIKCLRFACKWNCKRVVNFLVLCGINVNAKDNKGNTAVHLAAQYGYSNILEALIISEGNVNAKDIYGRTPLFLAALYNHQEAVQTLLQYGADINHQDNCLNTPFHIAAKCGYDGILSMFIKRASCNINDLDGDFYTPLHLAVAHGHKSTVEILLRNRANVNALGGKHCCTPLHAAVMNNNKEMVEILLSKGANVCVRADIEGHLTALDIAVAKNNKEIVELLLIHRGIVKAGNSYGI; this is translated from the coding sequence ATGGATATTGATAAGGAGTTAGTGGCTATAGTCAGAAAAATTAAGAGGGATAGAGTACTTACGATACTTTCACTTCCTTTTTACATCATTACAAGCATTGTTGTTAATACTAAACTTGGTATAAAATGTCTACGTTTTGCTTGTAAATGGAATTGCAAAAGGGTTGTTAATTTCCTCGTTTTGTGCGGAATAAACGTTAATGCAAAGGATAACAAAGGCAATACTGCTGTTCACTTAGCAGCCCAATATGGATACAGCAATATTCTTGAGGCTCTAATTATAAGCGAAGGAAATGTTAATGCTAAAGATATCTACGGCAGGACACCTCTTTTCCTTGCTGCATTATATAATCATCAGGAAGCTGTTCAAACTTTACTGCAATATGGAGCTGATATAAACCATCAGGATAATTGCCTAAATACTCCTTTTCATATAGCTGCAAAGTGTGGGTATGACGGAATACTGTCAATGTTTATAAAAAGAGCTAGTTGCAATATTAATGACTTAGATGGAGATTTTTATACACCATTACATTTAGCGGTTGCCCATGGTCATAAGTCAACGGTAGAAATACTGCTACGGAATAGAGCTAACGTTAATGCTTTAGGTGGTAAACACTGTTGTACTCCACTACATGCTGCGGTTATGAACAATAATAAAGAAATGGTTGAAATACTGCTAAGTAAAGGAGCAAATGTTTGTGTAAGAGCTGATATTGAAGGCCATTTGACTGCACTTGATATAGCGGTTGCAAAGAATAATAAGGAGATAGTGGAGCTATTATTAATACATAGGGGGATAGTAAAAGCAGGAAATAGTTATGGAATATAA